A section of the Prochlorococcus marinus XMU1402 genome encodes:
- the nadA gene encoding quinolinate synthase NadA, whose translation MTSITSTAKQKSVHNKEDLISEIKERCKKANAIILAHYYQAPEIQEIADFIGDSLDLSRKAANNDADIIIFCGVHFMAETAKILSPNKTVLLPDIDAGCSLADDCPSDKFQKFREENPDHYVVSYINCTAEVKAQSDLICTSSNAVSLIKKIPEDKKIIFAPDQNLGKWVQKNSGRDLKLWPGSCIVHESFSEEALLKLKFQNPESKVIAHPECSQNLLILSDFIGSTSKLLDFVSKDPSKTYMVLTEPGIIHQMKKKEPNKIFIEVPDIEGCKCNECPYMKLNTLEKILDCLRNNSPSIELDPEIIRRAYVPIKRMLDMSN comes from the coding sequence CTGACCAGTATAACTTCTACTGCAAAACAGAAATCAGTTCATAACAAAGAGGATTTGATTTCTGAAATAAAGGAGCGTTGCAAAAAAGCTAATGCGATTATTCTTGCGCACTATTATCAAGCACCAGAGATTCAGGAAATTGCAGATTTTATTGGTGATTCATTAGATCTATCTAGGAAAGCTGCAAATAATGATGCAGATATAATAATTTTTTGCGGCGTGCACTTTATGGCCGAAACCGCAAAAATACTAAGCCCTAATAAAACAGTCCTTTTACCAGATATTGACGCAGGATGCTCATTAGCAGACGATTGTCCCTCAGATAAATTTCAAAAGTTCAGGGAAGAAAATCCAGATCACTATGTCGTAAGTTACATAAATTGTACTGCAGAAGTAAAAGCTCAAAGTGATCTGATATGTACAAGCAGTAACGCAGTCTCATTAATTAAAAAGATACCTGAAGATAAAAAGATAATATTTGCACCAGATCAGAACCTTGGGAAATGGGTACAGAAAAATTCAGGAAGAGATCTTAAATTATGGCCTGGTAGCTGCATTGTTCATGAATCCTTTAGTGAAGAAGCACTTCTAAAATTAAAATTTCAAAATCCAGAATCAAAAGTCATTGCTCATCCTGAATGTAGTCAAAATTTACTTATTCTCTCAGACTTTATTGGATCAACAAGTAAGCTGCTTGATTTCGTAAGTAAAGATCCATCTAAAACTTACATGGTACTAACTGAACCAGGAATAATTCATCAAATGAAAAAGAAAGAACCTAACAAAATTTTTATTGAAGTTCCCGACATAGAAGGTTGTAAATGCAACGAGTGTCCATATATGAAATTAAATACATTAGAAAAAATTCTAGATTGCTTGAGAAACAATTCTCCTTCTATCGAACTTGACCCGGAAATAATAAGAAGAGCCTATGTGCCAATAAAGAGAATGCTGGATATGAGTAATTAA
- a CDS encoding S41 family peptidase, translating into MKIRKLVKKKFIILFASTFSGLFLNNFAEATVLNNSYKEVIDHVWQIVYRDFLDSSGKFQKSNWINLRKEVLSKTYSDSNEAYDAIRDMLSNLDDSYTRFLEPKEFNQMRIDTSGELTGVGIQIVKDKESDDLIIISPIEGTPAFDAGIKARDKILSIDNISTDGMNIEDAVKLIRGQRGTKVKLEILRGSKSFFKILSREKIEIKSVSSKVNQTKNGLLIGYVRIKQFNANASKETRDAIKDLETKKVEGYVLDLRSNPGGLLESSIDISRHFINKGVIVITVSKDGLKETKKGNGQALTKKPLVVLVNEGSASASEIVSGAIKDNKRGKLVGKKTFGKGLVQSMRTLVDGSGLTVTVAKYLTPNGTDINKSGIIPDIEVRMNINPILQREIGTRKDKQYRAGEKELINIINRKNQISEFKPETKNLNAFLKINKEDKVFSLN; encoded by the coding sequence CTGAAGATAAGAAAATTGGTTAAAAAAAAATTTATAATTCTGTTTGCGTCAACCTTTTCTGGGCTATTTTTAAATAATTTTGCAGAAGCAACAGTTCTAAATAATAGTTATAAAGAGGTAATTGATCATGTTTGGCAAATTGTATATAGAGATTTTCTTGATTCCAGCGGTAAATTTCAAAAGTCCAATTGGATTAATCTAAGAAAAGAAGTTTTATCAAAAACATACTCAGACAGCAATGAAGCATATGATGCCATTAGAGATATGCTTTCTAATTTAGATGATTCTTATACAAGATTTTTAGAACCTAAGGAATTTAATCAAATGAGAATTGATACCTCTGGTGAATTAACTGGAGTTGGTATCCAAATAGTTAAAGATAAAGAATCTGATGATTTAATAATCATTTCTCCTATAGAGGGTACCCCTGCATTTGATGCTGGAATTAAAGCTAGAGATAAAATACTCTCCATAGATAATATTTCTACTGATGGCATGAATATTGAGGATGCCGTGAAATTAATAAGAGGACAAAGAGGTACTAAAGTTAAGCTTGAAATTCTTAGAGGTTCTAAATCCTTTTTTAAGATATTATCAAGAGAAAAGATTGAAATAAAATCTGTATCAAGTAAAGTCAATCAAACCAAAAACGGTTTATTAATTGGCTATGTAAGAATTAAACAATTTAATGCAAATGCATCAAAAGAGACTAGAGATGCTATTAAGGATTTAGAAACAAAAAAAGTCGAAGGATATGTTCTTGACTTGAGAAGTAATCCAGGAGGTTTATTAGAATCAAGCATTGATATCTCAAGGCACTTCATTAACAAAGGAGTAATAGTAATTACAGTAAGTAAAGATGGTTTAAAAGAAACAAAAAAAGGAAACGGTCAAGCTCTAACTAAAAAACCCCTAGTTGTCCTAGTTAATGAGGGTTCTGCAAGTGCTAGTGAAATAGTCTCTGGTGCAATAAAGGATAACAAAAGAGGAAAATTAGTTGGGAAGAAAACGTTTGGTAAAGGTCTAGTTCAATCTATGAGAACATTAGTTGATGGTTCAGGATTGACTGTTACAGTAGCTAAGTATTTGACTCCGAACGGTACTGATATAAACAAATCTGGAATTATTCCAGATATAGAAGTAAGAATGAATATCAACCCTATTCTCCAAAGAGAGATTGGAACTAGAAAAGATAAACAATATAGAGCTGGTGAAAAAGAGCTAATAAATATAATTAATAGAAAGAATCAAATAAGCGAATTTAAGCCTGAGACTAAAAACCTTAATGCATTCCTAAAAATTAATAAGGAAGATAAAGTATTTTCATTAAATTAA
- a CDS encoding ATP-binding cassette domain-containing protein, which translates to MNNTLLELRNISYKYKNNLILNKVNLKINSGEKIALLGKSGSGKTTLISILNGTIKPTQGEVKLFNRSFEELDRKQKSKITTIWQDLRLIEDLSAEQNVNCGLLAENNFYFAFKNLLNISSFNKAHKYMQLCRLHNSVYDKKIKKLSGGQKQRVAIARSLIQGSNILLADEPFNNLDPKLITTIKNLLLENVDKNNTKKSPKTALVALHRLDLLNDFDKVIGIRDGEIFFNIKRINLKKLHLDKIY; encoded by the coding sequence ATGAATAATACTCTCTTAGAATTAAGAAATATATCTTATAAATACAAAAATAATCTAATCCTAAATAAAGTAAATTTAAAAATAAATTCAGGTGAGAAAATTGCACTTTTAGGTAAAAGTGGTTCAGGGAAAACTACCCTTATATCAATACTTAATGGCACTATCAAGCCCACTCAAGGTGAGGTTAAATTATTCAATAGAAGTTTCGAGGAATTAGATAGAAAGCAAAAAAGTAAGATAACAACTATTTGGCAAGATTTAAGATTAATAGAAGATCTCTCTGCAGAACAAAATGTTAATTGTGGACTACTAGCGGAAAACAATTTTTATTTCGCTTTTAAAAATTTGCTAAATATAAGTTCTTTTAATAAGGCGCATAAATATATGCAATTATGTAGACTTCATAACTCTGTTTACGACAAAAAAATCAAAAAACTATCTGGGGGGCAAAAACAAAGGGTGGCTATAGCTAGATCATTAATTCAAGGATCAAATATATTACTTGCTGATGAGCCTTTTAATAATTTAGATCCCAAATTGATAACAACAATTAAAAACCTGCTGTTAGAAAATGTAGATAAAAATAATACAAAAAAATCGCCAAAGACTGCATTAGTTGCATTACATAGATTAGATTTGCTGAACGATTTCGATAAAGTTATTGGAATAAGGGATGGTGAAATTTTTTTCAATATTAAAAGAATTAACTTAAAGAAGCTTCATTTAGACAAAATATATTAA
- a CDS encoding putative selenate ABC transporter substrate-binding protein, with the protein MLNFKNFLVFLSLLFSFFSSPVFSNTKVLKVGAIPDQNQDILDKRFNLFSRELSKQLGVEVKYIPVINYVAAVTGFRTKDLDLVWFGGLSGVQARLQNPSSIVIAQRDIDKEFKSVFIVNKNLKLNSISKIKGLKKLKNLRFTFGSENSTSGRLMPEYFLNQAGVEVIHFKGKKAGFSGSHDATIALVNSGAYDAGALNKQVWENNLKNNPKRTSNLELFWITPEYVDYHWVAQGDLENRFWEGFSKELKSVILNLDINQKSHKQILDMFNAKRFIDADAKQYKKIEEVARKLNKIR; encoded by the coding sequence ATGTTAAATTTCAAAAATTTCTTAGTATTTTTATCCTTATTATTTTCTTTTTTTTCATCACCTGTATTTTCAAATACCAAAGTTTTAAAAGTTGGAGCAATACCTGATCAAAACCAAGATATTTTGGACAAAAGATTTAATTTATTTTCAAGAGAATTATCCAAACAACTCGGTGTAGAAGTTAAATACATTCCTGTTATTAATTATGTTGCAGCAGTAACTGGATTTAGAACTAAAGATTTAGATTTAGTTTGGTTTGGCGGTTTATCAGGAGTTCAAGCAAGATTACAAAATCCTAGTTCAATTGTCATAGCTCAAAGAGATATCGATAAGGAATTTAAAAGTGTTTTTATAGTAAACAAAAATTTAAAACTTAACTCAATTTCAAAAATTAAAGGACTTAAAAAACTAAAAAATTTAAGATTTACTTTTGGCTCTGAAAACTCAACTTCTGGAAGACTAATGCCAGAATATTTCTTAAATCAAGCAGGAGTAGAAGTTATACACTTTAAAGGAAAGAAAGCAGGTTTTAGTGGGAGTCATGATGCCACAATAGCTTTAGTTAATAGTGGGGCATATGATGCTGGAGCTTTAAATAAACAAGTTTGGGAAAATAATCTTAAAAATAATCCCAAAAGAACAAGTAATTTAGAATTATTTTGGATTACCCCAGAATATGTTGACTATCATTGGGTAGCTCAAGGGGATCTTGAAAATAGATTTTGGGAAGGGTTTTCAAAAGAACTTAAATCAGTAATTCTAAATTTAGATATAAATCAAAAATCACATAAACAGATTTTAGATATGTTCAATGCAAAAAGATTTATAGATGCAGATGCAAAACAGTATAAAAAGATAGAGGAAGTAGCGAGGAAATTAAATAAAATAAGATGA
- a CDS encoding TPM domain-containing protein, whose protein sequence is MLSKINYLLGIFLSILVLISHKPVFAINNPNLLPEEKTPVIDLAKTLSPNQKKSLEEKLNNLEIESGWKIKYLSQFESSPGSAIKDYWDLDETSLLIVADPRGGNLLNFNVGEAYFNFMPRLFWVELQTRFGNQYYVKDHGEDGAVLDAIDSVKICLERGGCQVVPGLPKEQYIWTLCTSILGGLVAGFASAPRKEGQVISIGFLALLSPLWGMLFGIFGLAPIISRTNDLLPLFKNGLAFTAAGIAGYILSQTLFSRYEKPKNT, encoded by the coding sequence ATGCTTTCAAAGATTAACTATTTATTAGGAATATTTCTATCTATATTAGTTTTAATTTCACATAAACCCGTTTTCGCTATAAATAATCCAAATCTCTTACCAGAAGAAAAAACACCAGTAATTGATTTAGCTAAAACATTAAGCCCTAATCAGAAAAAATCTTTAGAGGAAAAGCTCAACAATCTAGAAATTGAAAGTGGGTGGAAAATTAAATATTTATCTCAGTTTGAGAGTTCTCCTGGTAGCGCAATAAAAGACTATTGGGATTTAGATGAGACAAGTTTGTTGATAGTTGCAGATCCTAGAGGAGGTAATTTACTGAATTTTAACGTCGGGGAGGCTTATTTTAATTTTATGCCAAGGTTATTCTGGGTCGAACTTCAAACAAGATTTGGCAACCAATATTATGTTAAAGATCACGGTGAGGATGGTGCAGTATTAGATGCAATTGATTCAGTAAAGATTTGCCTTGAAAGAGGAGGATGTCAAGTTGTCCCTGGACTGCCCAAAGAGCAATATATATGGACTTTATGTACATCTATTCTTGGAGGGCTAGTAGCAGGTTTCGCATCTGCTCCAAGAAAAGAAGGGCAAGTCATATCAATTGGATTCTTAGCTCTTCTTTCTCCCTTATGGGGAATGTTATTTGGAATTTTTGGTTTGGCACCGATAATATCCAGAACAAATGATTTGTTACCTTTATTTAAAAATGGTTTAGCTTTTACAGCCGCAGGAATTGCAGGTTATATCTTGTCTCAAACATTATTTTCAAGATATGAAAAGCCCAAAAATACTTAA
- a CDS encoding pyridoxal phosphate-dependent aminotransferase → MSQVNLSDRALSIEPSLTLQISAKANQLSAEGVDICNLSAGEPDFDAPKEVIEATSKAIFDGFTKYGPAAGNLDLRKAIANKLQIQNNLNYDFENVMVTNGAKQAIYNLFQVLLNTGDEVIIPSPYWLSYPQMVRLAGGKPIFTNSSAKDGFKINIKDLKSKISSKTKFIIINSPNNPTGRVMSKEELLQIADLARENPNINILSDEIYELILKKEFKHYSLSSLANDLKDRIFIINGFAKGWAMTGWRIGYLVGSKDVIKASSALQSQSTSNVCSFVQKGALEALKINNEFFSMINSHYDQRRSLLYEGLKNINGIYIEEPNGAFYAFPRLPNSSITSVDFCNKALQDYGLVVVPGKVFGADECIRISCAASEVKIKDGLDRLEKAISVYF, encoded by the coding sequence ATGAGTCAAGTTAATTTATCTGATCGGGCACTTTCAATTGAGCCTTCTCTTACATTGCAGATAAGTGCTAAAGCAAATCAATTATCTGCAGAAGGAGTAGATATTTGCAATTTAAGTGCAGGAGAACCTGATTTTGATGCCCCAAAAGAAGTTATTGAGGCTACAAGTAAGGCTATATTTGATGGATTTACAAAATACGGTCCTGCAGCGGGGAATTTAGATCTCCGAAAAGCAATTGCAAATAAACTTCAAATTCAAAACAATTTAAATTATGACTTTGAAAATGTAATGGTCACAAATGGAGCTAAGCAAGCAATATATAATCTTTTCCAAGTGTTGTTAAATACTGGAGACGAAGTTATTATTCCTTCTCCATATTGGTTAAGTTATCCCCAGATGGTTAGATTGGCAGGCGGGAAGCCAATTTTTACGAATTCTTCTGCTAAAGATGGATTTAAAATAAATATAAAAGACTTGAAGTCTAAAATCTCTTCAAAAACTAAATTTATAATTATCAACTCTCCTAATAACCCTACTGGAAGAGTTATGTCAAAGGAAGAATTATTACAAATTGCCGATTTAGCTAGAGAAAATCCAAATATCAATATTCTTTCTGATGAGATTTACGAATTAATACTTAAAAAAGAATTTAAACACTACAGTTTATCTTCATTAGCAAATGACTTAAAAGATAGGATTTTTATAATAAATGGGTTTGCAAAAGGATGGGCTATGACTGGCTGGAGGATAGGTTATTTAGTGGGTTCCAAAGATGTAATCAAAGCATCCTCAGCATTACAAAGTCAAAGCACAAGTAATGTTTGCTCTTTTGTTCAAAAAGGTGCTTTAGAGGCTTTAAAAATTAATAATGAATTTTTCTCAATGATAAATAGCCATTATGATCAAAGAAGAAGTCTTCTCTATGAGGGCCTTAAGAACATAAATGGGATTTATATTGAAGAACCTAATGGAGCATTTTACGCATTTCCAAGATTACCTAACTCCTCAATTACTTCTGTTGATTTCTGCAATAAAGCTCTTCAAGATTACGGATTAGTTGTTGTACCAGGAAAAGTTTTTGGGGCTGACGAATGTATAAGAATATCTTGTGCAGCTTCAGAAGTTAAAATCAAAGACGGACTAGATAGGCTTGAAAAAGCTATATCTGTATACTTCTAA
- a CDS encoding SAM-dependent methyltransferase, translating to MNSLPANNPDWLVKKIIKMGGTMSFYDFMNFALNDPINGYYGSGKAELGVRGDFVTSPSLSDDFAFLVGKQIEDWLIQFKSSFLSNKKLALIEFGAGDGSFMSGLIKYFLENSKNFLEEVSFVIIEPNEGMVEKQKNKLEEFLNLGIDILWKGLDEVEENNINGIVLANEVLDALPVERITFSKGKLLRQAVSIDKKSHKLYFDEMQITSELRKSIELAKSELGITIPPEDASEGWTTEWHVDNSKWLEAIYGKINNGILLIIDYAKEAKKYYTSKNSDGTIVSYQNQKMTNNVLDSPGNCDLTSHVCIETLINDAETLGFDTVGITKQGEALLTLGLAERLYGIQKEIKEDLSNALLRREALLRLVDPVCLGDFKWFVFKKFNEKKMNINSTCLR from the coding sequence ATGAATAGCTTACCCGCGAATAATCCAGATTGGTTAGTAAAAAAAATAATAAAAATGGGCGGGACTATGAGTTTTTATGACTTTATGAATTTTGCTTTAAATGATCCTATTAATGGTTATTACGGTAGCGGTAAAGCTGAGTTAGGCGTTCGAGGAGATTTTGTGACATCACCTTCTTTATCAGATGATTTTGCTTTTTTGGTTGGTAAACAAATAGAAGATTGGTTGATTCAGTTCAAAAGTAGTTTTTTATCTAATAAGAAATTAGCTTTAATTGAATTTGGAGCTGGAGATGGAAGCTTTATGAGTGGATTAATTAAATATTTTTTAGAAAACAGCAAGAATTTTTTAGAAGAAGTTTCTTTTGTAATTATTGAACCTAATGAAGGGATGGTAGAAAAACAAAAGAATAAATTGGAGGAATTTTTGAACTTAGGTATTGATATTTTATGGAAAGGTTTGGATGAAGTAGAGGAAAATAATATAAATGGAATAGTTCTAGCAAATGAGGTTTTGGATGCTTTGCCAGTAGAGAGAATAACCTTCTCAAAAGGAAAATTACTTCGACAAGCAGTTTCTATAGACAAAAAATCTCATAAATTATATTTTGATGAAATGCAAATCACGAGTGAATTGAGAAAAAGTATTGAACTTGCTAAAAGTGAGTTGGGCATCACTATTCCACCTGAAGATGCTTCTGAAGGATGGACGACAGAATGGCATGTAGATAACTCAAAATGGTTAGAAGCTATTTATGGGAAAATCAATAATGGTATTTTATTGATAATTGATTACGCTAAAGAAGCCAAAAAATACTACACCTCTAAGAATTCTGATGGGACGATAGTTTCTTATCAAAATCAAAAAATGACGAATAATGTCCTAGATTCTCCTGGAAATTGCGATTTAACATCTCATGTGTGCATAGAAACTTTAATTAATGATGCTGAGACTCTTGGATTTGATACTGTCGGAATAACTAAACAAGGAGAGGCTTTGTTGACACTTGGATTGGCAGAGAGACTTTATGGGATTCAGAAAGAAATTAAAGAGGATTTATCAAATGCCCTTCTAAGAAGAGAGGCATTACTTAGACTCGTTGATCCTGTTTGTTTAGGTGATTTTAAGTGGTTTGTTTTTAAAAAGTTTAATGAGAAGAAAATGAATATAAATTCAACCTGTTTGCGTTAA
- the ispG gene encoding (E)-4-hydroxy-3-methylbut-2-enyl-diphosphate synthase, giving the protein MSLTQSKEVNSLSKRYSTHIERRITRTVMVGDVAIGSDYPVRVQSMINEDTMDVENSYLAIKRLHDVGCEIVRLTVPSLAHAKAVGDIKAKLLENNINTPLVADVHHNGMKIAMEVAKHVDKVRINPGLFVFEKSDPTRTEYTDEEFETIKQTILKRFTPLVEVLKTENKALRIGVNHGSLSERMLFTYGDTPLGMTESAMEFVKICDELDFHNIIISMKASRAPVMMAAYRMIADRLDSEGYNYPLHLGVTEAGDGDYGRIKSTAGIGTLLAEGLGDTIRVSLTEAPEKEIPVCYSILQSLGLRKTMVEYISCPSCGRTLFNLEEVVDKVRNATSHLTGLDIAIMGCIVNGPGEMADADYGYVGKGKGTIALYRRKEEIKRVPEDEGVNALIQLIKDDGKWIDP; this is encoded by the coding sequence ATGTCATTAACTCAATCAAAAGAGGTTAATAGTCTCTCCAAAAGATATTCAACTCATATTGAGAGAAGGATAACTAGAACAGTAATGGTGGGTGATGTAGCCATTGGAAGTGATTATCCAGTAAGAGTTCAATCGATGATAAATGAAGATACAATGGATGTCGAAAATTCTTACTTGGCTATCAAAAGACTTCACGATGTGGGTTGTGAAATAGTAAGGTTAACTGTCCCTTCCTTAGCACATGCCAAAGCAGTAGGAGATATAAAGGCAAAATTATTAGAAAATAATATCAACACCCCCTTAGTGGCTGATGTTCACCATAATGGTATGAAAATTGCAATGGAAGTTGCAAAACATGTTGATAAAGTTAGGATAAACCCTGGATTGTTTGTTTTTGAAAAATCAGACCCTACAAGAACTGAATATACAGATGAGGAATTTGAAACTATTAAGCAAACAATACTTAAAAGATTTACCCCTTTAGTTGAAGTTTTAAAGACTGAAAACAAAGCTCTAAGGATTGGAGTTAACCATGGATCTCTATCTGAGAGGATGCTTTTTACTTATGGAGATACGCCATTAGGAATGACAGAATCTGCGATGGAGTTCGTCAAAATTTGTGATGAGCTTGATTTTCATAATATAATTATTTCTATGAAAGCTTCTAGGGCTCCGGTCATGATGGCAGCCTACAGAATGATTGCAGATAGGCTTGACTCAGAAGGATATAACTATCCCTTACATTTGGGAGTGACCGAAGCTGGTGATGGTGATTATGGAAGGATTAAAAGTACTGCTGGAATTGGAACGCTTTTAGCAGAGGGATTAGGAGATACCATCAGGGTTTCCTTAACAGAAGCTCCAGAAAAGGAAATACCAGTTTGCTATTCAATTTTGCAATCTTTAGGATTAAGAAAAACAATGGTTGAATACATCAGTTGCCCTAGTTGTGGTAGAACACTTTTCAATCTAGAGGAAGTTGTAGATAAAGTTAGAAACGCCACCTCACATTTAACGGGTCTAGATATAGCAATAATGGGATGTATTGTTAATGGACCAGGAGAAATGGCAGATGCTGATTATGGTTATGTTGGAAAAGGTAAAGGAACTATTGCCTTATATAGAAGGAAAGAAGAAATAAAAAGAGTACCTGAAGATGAAGGGGTTAATGCTTTAATCCAACTTATCAAGGATGATGGGAAGTGGATTGATCCTTAA
- a CDS encoding uracil-DNA glycosylase: MKRLVIGRGSVFADLLIIGEAPGAQEDLEGKPYVGKSGKLLNELLIQAGIDYKKDVYFCNVIKCRPPNNRKPSAREINIHKPWLLQQIKLVDPKFILLTGSTAMRAILEVKDPISNLRGQWIKKDGREIMVIFHPSYLLRFPSKEINKPYHLTLKDLENVSGKLYAV; the protein is encoded by the coding sequence GTGAAAAGGTTAGTAATTGGGAGAGGAAGTGTATTTGCAGATTTGTTAATAATTGGTGAGGCGCCTGGAGCACAGGAAGATTTAGAGGGAAAACCTTATGTAGGTAAATCTGGTAAGTTATTAAACGAATTATTAATACAAGCTGGGATTGACTATAAGAAGGATGTTTATTTTTGTAATGTAATTAAATGTCGTCCACCAAATAATAGAAAACCTTCTGCTAGAGAAATTAATATTCATAAACCTTGGTTATTACAGCAAATAAAGCTAGTTGATCCAAAATTTATATTACTTACTGGTTCTACTGCTATGAGAGCTATTTTAGAAGTTAAAGATCCTATAAGTAATTTAAGAGGTCAATGGATAAAAAAAGATGGGAGAGAAATTATGGTAATTTTTCATCCATCTTATTTGTTGAGATTTCCTTCAAAAGAAATCAATAAACCTTACCATTTAACTTTGAAAGACCTAGAGAATGTAAGTGGTAAACTATATGCCGTATAA
- a CDS encoding TIGR04168 family protein has translation MKVLSIIKPNIVLFVGDISDGSVKIIKKINEIKIPTFVILGNHDRGKDSTGETLSKQIRVLGEKYCAWDLKVFNNQINLLSARPCSSGGGYYLSKEVQGVYGPITEQDSKNKIIKCSEESVEDIPLIIMSHAGPSGLGSEPKSICGKDWKLPSSDWGDRDLSEAISQIQKRRKVDLVIFGHMHNRLKRNLGLREMFKIDSKGTIYFNTAVVPRYKTDEDGKLLINFSWIEFEKKGLSHVSHRWYSESGEIREEDKFF, from the coding sequence TTGAAAGTTTTATCGATCATTAAACCAAATATTGTTTTATTTGTTGGTGATATTTCTGATGGGAGTGTCAAAATAATTAAAAAAATCAATGAGATCAAAATTCCTACTTTTGTGATTTTAGGAAATCATGATAGAGGGAAAGATTCCACAGGCGAAACTCTCTCAAAGCAGATACGGGTTCTTGGGGAAAAATATTGTGCATGGGATTTGAAAGTTTTCAATAATCAAATAAATTTATTGTCTGCTAGACCATGTAGTTCTGGCGGCGGATATTATCTTTCTAAAGAAGTTCAAGGTGTTTATGGACCTATCACCGAACAAGATTCGAAAAATAAAATTATCAAATGTTCTGAAGAGAGTGTCGAAGATATACCTTTAATAATCATGTCTCATGCTGGCCCCTCGGGTTTAGGCTCAGAACCTAAAAGCATTTGTGGGAAAGACTGGAAATTACCCTCATCAGATTGGGGAGATAGAGATTTGTCTGAGGCTATTTCTCAAATACAAAAGAGAAGAAAAGTTGATCTTGTGATTTTTGGTCATATGCACAACCGGCTTAAAAGAAATCTTGGTTTAAGAGAGATGTTTAAAATTGATAGCAAAGGAACAATTTATTTCAACACTGCTGTAGTCCCAAGATATAAAACTGATGAAGATGGGAAATTACTAATTAACTTTTCATGGATTGAGTTTGAAAAAAAGGGATTAAGTCATGTTTCTCATCGATGGTATTCAGAATCTGGTGAAATTCGTGAAGAAGATAAATTTTTTTAG